One genomic window of Prochlorococcus sp. MIT 0603 includes the following:
- a CDS encoding HAMP domain-containing histidine kinase, whose amino-acid sequence MAEGVPSGRVEEHIVRRLWWAALDILQDEILLPMNLSKGLWLASPLPALYESKLLDQLDGWAWTPDEFSVLNPSNAGLLPPASVRSIKSINHINKSRSSGFSRLSLRQEDGFDPLLIILSREVQIALALQGNPGERNLIMRSDPETITDVLNILDQRLNFEKSADAKAIRNSIADLGPLKSNEDIHKIFWPLIASRLAGLAPSLNIQTYQDQDTFEELDTKTSGEISLLEALTHEIRTPLSTIRTLIRSLLRKTDMPEIAISRLKEIDAECTEQIDRFGLIFNAVELERNNCQKSNLAKTDLGNILELLFPVWQNQLERRGVKLSLDVTPDLPAVLSDPERLELMLGGLIDRNTRGLRSGGMLLLELRPAGQRLKLKITSNFSNPKEYDEIAMEPSSDLGTVLSWNPNTGSLQLTQAATQRLLASLGGRLTRRRDRGITIFFPTADA is encoded by the coding sequence ATGGCTGAGGGTGTTCCTTCGGGAAGAGTTGAAGAACATATTGTGAGAAGGTTGTGGTGGGCAGCCTTGGATATTCTGCAAGATGAAATTTTATTGCCTATGAATCTTAGTAAGGGTTTATGGCTTGCTTCACCTTTGCCGGCATTATATGAGTCAAAGTTACTCGATCAACTTGATGGATGGGCTTGGACACCTGATGAGTTCTCAGTTTTGAATCCTTCTAATGCAGGCTTATTGCCCCCAGCTTCTGTAAGGTCAATTAAGTCAATTAATCATATTAATAAGAGTAGATCAAGTGGATTTAGCAGATTATCTTTAAGACAAGAGGATGGATTTGACCCTTTATTGATAATTCTTTCTCGAGAGGTTCAGATTGCCTTAGCTTTGCAAGGCAATCCAGGAGAACGTAATTTAATAATGAGAAGTGATCCAGAAACTATAACTGATGTATTGAATATTTTAGATCAAAGGCTGAATTTCGAGAAGTCAGCTGATGCAAAAGCAATTCGCAATTCTATAGCTGATTTAGGTCCCTTAAAAAGTAATGAAGATATTCATAAGATTTTTTGGCCTCTTATTGCATCAAGACTCGCAGGACTCGCACCAAGCCTTAATATTCAAACTTATCAGGATCAGGATACCTTTGAAGAACTAGATACTAAAACCAGTGGTGAAATATCTCTTTTAGAAGCACTTACTCATGAAATCAGGACTCCTTTATCTACAATCCGCACACTTATTAGATCACTTTTAAGAAAGACTGACATGCCTGAAATTGCTATTTCTAGGCTTAAAGAAATTGATGCAGAGTGTACAGAACAAATAGATAGATTTGGTTTGATTTTTAATGCTGTGGAGCTGGAAAGGAATAATTGTCAAAAATCAAATCTAGCTAAAACTGATTTAGGCAATATTCTTGAATTACTTTTCCCAGTTTGGCAGAATCAGCTTGAACGACGAGGGGTAAAGCTTAGCCTTGATGTAACACCTGATTTGCCTGCAGTTTTGAGTGATCCAGAACGACTTGAGTTAATGCTAGGTGGATTAATAGATAGAAATACTCGTGGGTTGAGGTCTGGAGGGATGCTTTTGTTGGAGTTGCGACCAGCAGGCCAACGCTTAAAGCTAAAAATTACAAGTAATTTTTCTAATCCAAAGGAGTATGACGAGATTGCAATGGAACCAAGCTCTGACCTTGGAACAGTTTTGAGTTGGAATCCAAATACGGGCAGTTTGCAACTGACTCAAGCAGCTACACAAAGGCTATTGGCTAGCCTTGGTGGAAGGCTGACTAGGCGACGAGATAGGGGAATAACAATCTTTTTTCCTACTGCAGATGCTTGA
- the ppc gene encoding phosphoenolpyruvate carboxylase, with translation MTEPEKFSMKKESTDLPVAHDSNKNLTNYVSARLLQDRLELVEDLWATVVRSECPIEQADRLLRLKKLSNASVMDGGEQRDQVNEIILLIGEMDLAEAISAARAFSLYFQLVNILEQRIEEDSYLESIGQGQVEDIENSIDPFAPPLASQSAPATFSQLFDRLRRLNVPPGQLEELLGQMDIRLVFTAHPTEIVRHTVRHKQTRVASLLQRLQSDSLISLSEKDSLRLQLEEEITLWWRTDELHQFKPTVLDEVDYALHYFQQVLFDAMPQLRRRLCSALSYSYPDVEVPQEAFCTFGSWVGSDRDGNPSVTPEITWRTACYQRKLMLERYIKSVQELRDQLSISMQWSQVSSQLLESLEMDRIRFPDIYEERAARYRLEPYRLKLSYTLERLKLTHQRNQDLFEAGWQTSLEKPDSLNDSQNPIENLHYCSIDEFRSDLELLRNSLVTTNLSCEHLDTLLTQVNIFGFSLASLDIRQESIRHSDAIDELTRYLNLDKNYLKMTEDEKIDWLMQELQTLRPLIPSAVKWSESTEETFAVFSMLHRLQKEFGTRICRSYVISMSHTVSDLLEVLLLAKESGLVDISSESSDLLVVPLFETVEDLQRAPGVMEQLFNSEIYLKLLPRVGEKLLPLQELMLGYSDSNKDSGFLSSNWEIHQAQIALQNLAGRHGVALRLFHGRGGSVGRGGGPAYQAILAQPSGTLKGRIKITEQGEVLASKYSLPELALYNLETVTTAVLQNSLITNQLEATPSWNDLMVRLAERSRQHYRALVHDNPDLVAFFQEVTPIEEISKLQISSRPARRKAGTKDLSSLRAIPWVFGWTQSRFLLPSWFGVGTALEEELSAQPNQIDLLRMLHQRWPFFRMLISKVEMTLSKVDLEVANHYMSSLGSIENREAFNAIFEIISNEYKLTKKLVLQITGKSKLLSADPALQLSVDLRNRTIVPLGFLQVALLRRLRDQNRQPPISETLLAEGEVGRTYSRSELLRGALLTINGIAAGMRNTG, from the coding sequence ATGACTGAACCTGAAAAATTTTCGATGAAGAAAGAATCTACAGACTTACCTGTTGCTCATGACTCTAATAAAAACCTGACTAATTATGTCTCTGCGAGACTTTTACAGGATCGTTTGGAATTAGTGGAAGATCTATGGGCAACTGTTGTTCGTAGTGAATGTCCGATAGAGCAAGCAGATCGTCTACTTCGTTTGAAAAAGTTAAGCAATGCAAGTGTAATGGATGGGGGAGAGCAACGAGATCAAGTTAATGAAATTATTCTTTTAATTGGAGAAATGGATTTAGCTGAAGCGATTTCAGCAGCTAGGGCATTTTCTTTATATTTCCAGCTGGTGAATATTCTGGAACAACGAATAGAGGAAGATAGCTATTTAGAAAGTATTGGGCAAGGTCAAGTAGAAGATATCGAAAACTCTATAGATCCATTTGCTCCCCCACTTGCAAGTCAGTCAGCTCCTGCAACTTTTAGTCAACTATTTGATCGTTTACGTCGATTAAATGTCCCTCCAGGGCAGTTAGAGGAATTGCTTGGACAAATGGACATACGGCTTGTTTTTACTGCTCATCCAACTGAAATAGTTAGACATACTGTTCGGCATAAGCAAACCCGTGTTGCGAGCTTATTACAGCGCTTGCAATCAGATTCTTTGATTTCACTCTCTGAAAAGGATAGTTTGAGATTGCAATTAGAGGAGGAGATAACACTGTGGTGGCGTACAGATGAATTACACCAATTTAAACCTACTGTCTTAGATGAAGTTGATTATGCGCTTCATTATTTCCAACAAGTTTTATTTGATGCAATGCCTCAATTAAGGCGACGTTTATGCTCAGCATTGTCATATAGCTATCCCGATGTAGAAGTTCCCCAAGAGGCTTTTTGTACATTTGGTTCATGGGTTGGATCGGATAGAGATGGCAACCCTTCTGTAACTCCCGAAATTACATGGCGAACAGCCTGCTACCAGCGAAAATTGATGTTAGAACGATATATTAAATCTGTTCAAGAACTTAGAGATCAATTAAGTATTTCCATGCAATGGAGCCAAGTTAGCTCGCAGCTCTTGGAGTCTTTGGAAATGGACAGAATTCGTTTTCCTGATATTTATGAAGAAAGGGCAGCAAGATATAGGCTCGAACCTTATCGATTGAAATTAAGCTATACCTTAGAGCGATTAAAGTTAACTCATCAGCGTAATCAAGATCTTTTTGAAGCAGGTTGGCAAACATCTCTTGAAAAACCAGATTCATTAAATGATTCTCAAAACCCTATTGAAAACTTGCATTATTGCTCTATAGATGAATTTAGAAGTGATCTAGAGCTTCTCCGAAATAGTTTGGTTACCACTAATCTTAGTTGCGAGCATTTAGATACTCTTTTAACTCAGGTGAATATCTTTGGATTTTCTCTTGCTAGTTTAGATATTAGACAAGAAAGTATTCGACATAGTGATGCTATAGATGAATTAACTAGATATCTCAATCTGGATAAGAACTATTTGAAGATGACAGAAGATGAGAAAATTGATTGGTTGATGCAGGAATTGCAAACGTTGAGACCATTAATTCCTTCAGCAGTTAAATGGTCGGAAAGTACGGAAGAAACCTTTGCTGTGTTTAGTATGCTTCACCGCTTACAAAAAGAATTTGGAACTAGGATTTGCCGATCATATGTAATTTCGATGAGTCATACTGTGTCTGATTTGCTTGAAGTCCTTCTTCTTGCAAAAGAGTCTGGCTTGGTTGATATATCTTCGGAATCTTCTGATTTATTAGTAGTTCCTTTATTTGAGACAGTTGAAGATCTTCAACGTGCTCCTGGAGTAATGGAGCAGCTCTTTAATTCTGAAATTTACCTGAAATTACTACCACGTGTAGGCGAGAAATTGCTGCCTTTGCAAGAACTGATGCTTGGTTATTCAGATAGCAATAAAGATTCAGGTTTTTTATCGAGTAACTGGGAAATCCATCAGGCTCAAATTGCACTTCAGAATCTAGCTGGTAGACATGGAGTTGCTTTGCGTTTATTCCATGGCCGTGGTGGATCTGTAGGTAGGGGAGGTGGGCCTGCATATCAAGCTATACTTGCCCAGCCAAGTGGAACATTAAAGGGCCGAATAAAAATTACTGAGCAGGGTGAAGTTCTTGCTTCTAAATATAGTCTTCCAGAGCTTGCACTTTATAATCTTGAGACAGTAACGACTGCTGTTCTTCAGAATAGCTTAATTACTAACCAATTGGAGGCTACCCCAAGTTGGAATGATTTGATGGTTAGGCTTGCTGAAAGATCACGACAACATTACCGCGCTTTAGTCCATGATAATCCTGACTTAGTTGCTTTTTTTCAAGAAGTTACGCCAATTGAGGAGATTAGTAAGTTGCAAATATCTAGTCGTCCAGCACGAAGAAAAGCAGGGACAAAAGATCTTTCTAGCCTGAGGGCTATTCCTTGGGTTTTTGGCTGGACACAAAGTCGTTTTCTTTTGCCTAGTTGGTTTGGCGTTGGTACTGCTTTGGAAGAGGAGCTGAGTGCACAACCAAATCAAATTGACTTATTAAGAATGCTTCATCAACGTTGGCCGTTCTTTCGAATGTTGATTTCTAAAGTTGAAATGACTCTTTCGAAAGTAGACTTAGAAGTAGCTAATCATTATATGTCGAGTCTGGGTAGCATCGAGAATCGTGAAGCATTCAACGCTATTTTTGAAATTATTTCTAATGAGTACAAGTTAACAAAGAAATTAGTTTTACAAATAACTGGTAAATCAAAGCTTTTAAGTGCAGACCCAGCTTTACAATTATCTGTAGATTTACGTAATCGTACAATTGTGCCTTTAGGCTTTCTGCAAGTTGCTTTATTGCGAAGATTACGTGATCAGAATCGTCAACCTCCTATCAGTGAGACACTATTGGCTGAAGGTGAGGTAGGACGGACATATAGTAGAAGTGAGCTATTAAGAGGTGCATTGTTGACAATTAATGGAATTGCAGCGGGCATGCGTAATACAGGTTGA
- a CDS encoding anthranilate synthase component I family protein: MSISDRDSFLEAASRGLNFIPLVNSWPADLETPLSTWLKVGQNNSQGVLLESVEGGDTLGRWSVIASDPLWVASIRGDQLTRTWRTGHSEEFNGNPFKFLREFLEPYKSELIPGIPSLGQLYGMWGYELIQWIEPKVPVFSRDEDHLPDGIWMFMDKILIFDQVKRLITAISYGDLTSGQNTDQAYEQALKGIQEFQGFMAEPLSPVKPLKWDPKGTVPESINSNWSKLDFQNAVETAKDYIAKGDIFQLVLSQKFNTKVSHSPLDLYRSLRIVNPSPFMAFYDFGDWQLIGSSPEVMVQAKPVGNGISASLRPIAGTRPRGKTCEEDSKLEEELLADPKEIAEHVMLVDLGRNDLGRVCTPGTVSVKDLMLIEKYSHVMHIVSEVEGCLHQEMDVWDLLMAAFPAGTVSGAPKIRAMQLINELEHHVRGPYSGVYGSMDINGALNTAITIRTMLVSNHSKGVCDVEVQAGAGVVADSIAENEFQETLNKAKGMLTALGCLQSLV; encoded by the coding sequence ATGTCAATATCTGATCGTGACTCGTTTTTAGAAGCTGCTTCTAGAGGCCTGAATTTTATTCCTTTAGTTAATAGCTGGCCTGCAGACCTTGAGACGCCTCTCTCTACATGGCTCAAGGTCGGTCAAAATAATTCTCAAGGGGTATTGCTTGAATCTGTAGAAGGTGGAGATACTTTAGGTAGGTGGAGTGTTATCGCTTCAGATCCTTTATGGGTTGCCTCTATAAGAGGAGATCAGCTTACCCGAACTTGGAGAACCGGTCATTCTGAAGAATTTAATGGGAACCCTTTTAAATTCCTTAGAGAATTTTTAGAACCATATAAATCAGAACTTATTCCTGGAATTCCTTCCTTAGGTCAGCTGTATGGAATGTGGGGTTATGAATTGATTCAGTGGATTGAGCCAAAAGTACCTGTTTTTTCTCGTGATGAAGATCATTTACCAGATGGTATATGGATGTTTATGGATAAGATTCTGATTTTCGATCAAGTTAAACGACTAATTACGGCAATTTCATATGGTGATTTAACTTCTGGACAGAATACAGATCAGGCATATGAACAGGCTTTGAAGGGTATTCAAGAATTTCAGGGTTTCATGGCAGAACCTTTGTCCCCTGTGAAGCCTTTAAAATGGGATCCTAAAGGGACAGTTCCAGAATCAATTAACAGTAATTGGAGTAAATTAGATTTTCAGAATGCTGTTGAAACAGCAAAAGATTACATAGCAAAAGGAGATATATTTCAACTTGTATTGAGCCAAAAGTTTAATACTAAGGTGTCTCATTCGCCGTTGGATTTATATAGAAGTTTGAGGATAGTTAATCCCTCACCTTTTATGGCATTTTATGATTTTGGTGACTGGCAACTTATAGGCTCAAGCCCCGAAGTAATGGTTCAGGCTAAGCCTGTAGGTAATGGTATATCTGCAAGTTTACGTCCAATTGCAGGGACTCGTCCCAGAGGCAAGACATGTGAAGAAGATTCTAAGCTTGAAGAAGAACTCTTAGCTGATCCTAAGGAAATAGCTGAACATGTAATGTTGGTTGATTTAGGACGTAATGATCTAGGAAGAGTATGTACTCCAGGCACTGTCTCTGTAAAAGACCTAATGCTGATTGAAAAATATTCGCATGTAATGCACATTGTCAGTGAAGTTGAAGGATGCTTGCATCAAGAAATGGATGTTTGGGATTTGTTGATGGCAGCATTTCCCGCTGGAACTGTTTCTGGTGCGCCTAAGATAAGAGCAATGCAGTTAATTAATGAGTTAGAACATCATGTGAGAGGTCCTTATTCAGGTGTATATGGTTCTATGGATATCAATGGGGCTTTAAATACAGCAATTACAATACGTACAATGCTTGTTTCTAATCATTCAAAAGGAGTCTGCGATGTTGAAGTCCAGGCCGGAGCTGGTGTTGTTGCTGATTCAATTGCTGAAAATGAATTTCAAGAAACTTTGAATAAGGCTAAAGGCATGCTTACTGCATTGGGATGTCTTCAATCTCTTGTTTGA
- the psaD gene encoding photosystem I reaction center subunit II PsaD has product MTEVLKGSLPQNIGSTGGLLNSAETEEKYAITWTSKKSQAFELPTGGAAMMNEGENIMYFARKEQCLALGTQLRSFKPRMEDFKIYRIFPGGDTEYLHPKDGVFPEKVNEGRPITNHNARRIGENPNPASVKFTSKNTYDS; this is encoded by the coding sequence ATGACTGAAGTTCTTAAAGGTAGCCTCCCTCAGAATATCGGCAGCACCGGAGGCCTTCTTAATTCTGCTGAAACAGAAGAAAAATATGCAATAACCTGGACCAGTAAGAAATCTCAGGCTTTTGAACTTCCAACTGGAGGAGCAGCCATGATGAATGAGGGTGAGAATATTATGTATTTTGCTCGTAAAGAGCAATGTCTTGCTTTAGGAACTCAATTAAGGAGTTTTAAGCCTAGGATGGAGGATTTCAAAATTTATAGGATTTTCCCAGGAGGCGATACAGAGTATCTTCATCCAAAGGATGGTGTTTTCCCTGAGAAAGTAAATGAAGGGCGCCCAATTACGAATCATAATGCTCGTAGAATTGGGGAAAACCCAAATCCTGCAAGCGTAAAGTTTACTTCTAAAAATACTTACGATTCTTGA
- the gshA gene encoding glutamate--cysteine ligase — protein sequence MKELLLKGFEVELFTGSDTGKHEGVSSSVVREFSDFVKEPDQRNLEYITKPEKQYKKIRELILEPRRRLRNWLDLRNLTILPGSTLSMGDSNQFQRSDLTNPYHEFIELTYGSKVVTASIHINLGIDDLSLIFSALRLVRCEAALFLALSASSPFLDGMATGVHSQRWIQFPKTPKKVPLFINHDHYVSWIEEQLKDGNMCNERHLWTAARANGPRRPYELNRLELRICDLITDCDELLAITALLELRVISLINNPKKLDPAKISKLTLIELADLCDMNEAAAAENSLDATLHHWLDGQEISCREWIAQIVDEIKPLAEDMDLLSVLLPIQGLLENGNQSMKWLKSFEGGTPLPLLIKDSIHQMKAEEDNSLNKYGYS from the coding sequence ATGAAAGAATTGTTGCTTAAAGGATTTGAGGTGGAGCTTTTTACTGGCTCTGATACTGGAAAGCATGAAGGTGTTTCTAGTTCAGTAGTTCGTGAATTTTCTGATTTTGTAAAAGAACCAGATCAACGTAATCTCGAATATATTACAAAGCCTGAAAAACAATATAAGAAGATAAGGGAATTAATCTTGGAGCCTCGAAGAAGATTAAGAAATTGGTTGGATCTGAGAAATTTAACTATTTTGCCTGGAAGCACTTTAAGTATGGGAGATAGTAATCAATTCCAAAGATCTGATTTAACAAATCCATATCATGAATTTATTGAATTAACTTATGGCTCGAAAGTAGTTACAGCCAGCATTCATATTAATTTAGGTATAGATGATTTGTCGCTCATTTTCTCTGCGCTTCGTTTAGTTAGATGTGAAGCTGCATTGTTTTTAGCGTTAAGTGCAAGCTCACCTTTCTTAGATGGCATGGCGACTGGTGTTCACTCGCAACGGTGGATTCAGTTCCCAAAAACACCTAAAAAAGTCCCTTTATTTATAAATCATGATCATTATGTTTCTTGGATAGAAGAGCAATTGAAAGATGGGAATATGTGCAATGAACGCCATTTGTGGACTGCAGCAAGAGCTAATGGGCCTAGACGGCCTTATGAATTGAATCGACTTGAGCTTCGTATATGTGATTTGATAACCGATTGTGATGAGCTCTTGGCAATTACAGCTTTGCTTGAATTAAGAGTTATTAGTCTTATAAATAATCCAAAGAAATTAGATCCAGCTAAAATCAGCAAGCTAACTCTTATAGAACTTGCTGATTTATGTGATATGAATGAAGCAGCAGCAGCTGAAAACAGTCTTGATGCAACATTGCATCATTGGTTAGATGGGCAAGAGATTTCTTGTCGTGAATGGATAGCGCAAATTGTAGATGAGATAAAGCCTTTAGCAGAGGATATGGATCTTCTTTCTGTCCTTCTACCAATTCAAGGATTGTTGGAAAATGGCAATCAATCTATGAAATGGTTGAAATCTTTTGAAGGAGGGACTCCGTTGCCTCTTCTTATTAAGGATTCAATTCATCAAATGAAGGCTGAAGAAGATAATTCCCTTAACAAATATGGATACTCATGA